TGATAAAAATCCGTTGAGGTGCAGGAGATTTAGGAGGTGCTGAAAAGGTCATAGATTATCCGTTACGCAGACCACGCTAGCATACGCCAAAACAAGCATGGATGGCGACCGAGCGATCGCCATCCATAGCATTATTCAACCCACTAGGGTCACCGTCAGGTGGTTGCGAGCAGTTGATCCGCTTGCTTTGCCGTCTCAAAGAAGAAGGCGGCATTTTCTTCGGGCGTGCGCTGGAGGATGCCGTGACCAAGGTTGAGAATATGCCCCCGGTTGCCAGCCTTGCGGATGGTGTCAATAATGCGATCGCGGATGACGGCTTTGGAGCCAAACAGCACGCCAGGATCGATATTGCCCTGAACGCCAATGTTGGGGCCTAGGCGACGGCGAGCATCGGCCATGTCCACCGTCCAGTCTACGCTGACGATATCAACGCCCGATTGACCCATGCGCTCTAGAACGCCAGCGCTACCGCTGATGTAGAGAATCATGGGCGTATCAGGGTGAACCGCTTTGACCTGACGGATGACCTGCTGCTGGTAGGGCAGGGCAAAGACGTCGTAGTCCTGCGGGCTCAGTTGACCAGCCCAGGAGTCAAATAACTGCACCACCTGAGCGCCACAGTCAATCTGATGGCATAGATAAACAGCGATCGCATCTGCCAACTTACCGAGGAAGGCGTGGAGAATCTCGGGCTGGGTGAAGGCCAAGTGCTTAATCACCGCGTAGTCTTTGGAGCTTTTGCCTTCCACGGCATAGGCGGCCAACGTCCAAGGCGATCCAGCAAAGCCAAGCACGGTGGCTTCATTGCCCACTTCTTGGCGCAGGGTTTGCAGAATCGTGCGGATAAACGGGGTTGATTCATCCGGCTCTAGACTGTGCAGTTGGTTCACCTGCTCTAGGGTGCGGATGGGATTGTCGATGATCGGCCCCTTGCTCTCGATAATCTCAAAGGGAATGCCGATTCCGGGCAGGGGGGTCAAAATATCGGAGAACATGATCACCCCATCGGGACGGAAGGCCCGCCAGGGCTGCAGCGAGATCTCGATGGCAATGTCTGGATTTTCAGATCGTTCACGAAATGAGGGGTATTTTTCGCGCAGATCACGGTAGACCTTCATGTAGCGTCCAGCCTGACGCATCATCCACACGGGAGGACGATCCAGTACTTCGCCTCGAGCCGCCCGCAACAAATAGGGAACCTGATTCGATCCGCTCATTTCGACTCCAATTCTTAACGTAGTCTTTTTAAACGCATTTGCTAGCTTAT
The nucleotide sequence above comes from Candidatus Obscuribacterales bacterium. Encoded proteins:
- the hemE gene encoding uroporphyrinogen decarboxylase produces the protein MSGSNQVPYLLRAARGEVLDRPPVWMMRQAGRYMKVYRDLREKYPSFRERSENPDIAIEISLQPWRAFRPDGVIMFSDILTPLPGIGIPFEIIESKGPIIDNPIRTLEQVNQLHSLEPDESTPFIRTILQTLRQEVGNEATVLGFAGSPWTLAAYAVEGKSSKDYAVIKHLAFTQPEILHAFLGKLADAIAVYLCHQIDCGAQVVQLFDSWAGQLSPQDYDVFALPYQQQVIRQVKAVHPDTPMILYISGSAGVLERMGQSGVDIVSVDWTVDMADARRRLGPNIGVQGNIDPGVLFGSKAVIRDRIIDTIRKAGNRGHILNLGHGILQRTPEENAAFFFETAKQADQLLATT